The following nucleotide sequence is from Alteromonas sp. V450.
TCTTAAATTGGTCAGCTGGGATAGCACTTTCTGATTTCAAGCCTGCATCAACAAGAACGATGTCTTTGTCGATAGAAACAACAGTACCTTTTACAATTGAACCAGGACGTGTTTCTAGTTCTTGTAAGCTTTCTTCAAAAAGTTGTGCAAAATTTTCAGTCATAAGTCTCAAATAACTTTTAAGTTGATATCCACGCTTCTTATCCGGATAACGCGGGGTTATTAAAATTAGTTGCCACTTCCTGTAGCAACACTGCTTTGGATGCGATCAGCTCTCGTCATTAAAGGCGTGAGGAAATAATATCCATCGCTTTTTCAAAGACTTGGTCAATATCCAAGTCCGTTGAATCTATAATTACTGCATCTTGTGCCGGTACCAAAGGAGCCACTGCACGTTGTGTATCGCGCTCGTCTCTTGCCTTGATATCGGTTAAAAGGCGCGCAATATTAACATCCATGCCCTTTGCTTTCAACTGGCTATAGCGTCGCTCAGCACGGGCTTCTGCGCTTGCTGTAAGGAAAATCTTTACAGGCGCATCAGGAAATACCACCGTACCCATGTCGCGACCGTCAGCAACAAGACCTGGGTCTTGTTGGAAAGCGCGCTGTCTGCGAAGTAGTGCTTCGCGAACCCGGGGTAATGCCGCAACTTTTGACGCCACGGCGCCAACTTCTTCGGTGCGAATATCGTCAGTAACGTCTTCGCCTTCCAAAATAATGCGAGTGGTATCGCCATTCGTCTCGAAACTAACATCAAGACCGGTTGCTAGAGGAACAACACATTCTTCATCATCACACGGAAGGTCGTGGTGTAGTGCAGCAACTGCTAATACGCGGTAAATTGCGCCGCTATCTAGAAAGTGCCACCCTAATTTTTTTGCCAGCAAGCTACTTAATGTACCTTTGCCAGCACCACTAGGACCGTCAACCGTGACTACGGGTGTGGAATGCATACCTGCTCCATCATTTAAATTACTAAAAATCGCGCGCAATTATACGCTTTAGTGAGAGATAAGCAATGCCGCCTCGTATTGGCGGCATTGGACATTAGAATAAATCGCTTAGAATAATTGGGTTACAGAGGCTATAGCTCTTTCGCCTACCGCGATTTTTTAAGAGACATTTACCAAACTTTACGAACTATACAGCGTTTTAAAGCGAGTAAAGTAGTCAGGGAAGGTTTTACGCGTACAACCTGGGTCGTTTATTGTTACCGGCGTATCGCTTAGTGCAACTAGCGAGAAACACATGGCAATACGATGGTCGTTATACGTGTCTATTTCAGCGTGCTTCAACGAATCAGTTGGCCACACTTTAATATAGTCGTGCCCTTCTTCCACCTTCGCACCCAACTTTTGAAGCTCAGTGGACATAGCCGCAAGACGGTCTGTTTCCTTCACGCGCCAATTATAAATATTGGTCATCGTAGTTGGACCTTCAGCAAATAGGGCTGTTGTGGCAATGGTCATAGCCGCGTCTGGAATATGGTTCATATCCATGTTCACGCCTTTAAGCGGCGCACCGGTTATTTCAACATACTCATCGTTCCAAACCACCTTTGCGCCCATCGCCTCAAGCACATCAGCAAAGCGGATGTCACCTTGAATGCTGTTTTGCCCAATTCCGGTTACGCGTACCGTTCCGCCTTTAATAGCACCGGCTGCAAGGAAGTAAGATGCTGACGATGCATCGCCTTCAACCATAAATTTACCCGGCGCAATATACTTGGCGTCACCAGAAACCGTAAATGTTTGGTAGTTGTCGTTTTCAACAGTAACGCCAAACTTTTCCATGGTATCTAACGTGATATCGATATAGGGCTTAGAGACCAACTCACCTTTTATACGAATAGTCACATCACCTGAAAATAATGGTGCAGCCATTAAAAGCGCAGTCAAGAATTGGCTAGATACACTGCCGTCTACCGACATTTCGCCACCGCTTAATGTCTTGCCCTTAATTTGAAGCGGCGGGTAGCCTTCGTTTTTAAGGTAGGTGACGTCAGCATCAGCTTCTAAAAGCGCATCGACTAAGTCGCCAATTGGGCGCTCTTCCATACGCGGCTCACCAGTAAGTACGGTGTCAACGTTACTTGCAGCAAGTGCTGCGCATAAAGGACGCATTGCGGTACCGGCGTTACCTAAGAACAGCTCTAGTGGTTCAGCTACGTTAAACGCGCCACCGTTACCTTGTACAATGCATAGGGTTTTGTCCTCGCTTAAGCGATAGCTAAT
It contains:
- the cmk gene encoding (d)CMP kinase; protein product: MHSTPVVTVDGPSGAGKGTLSSLLAKKLGWHFLDSGAIYRVLAVAALHHDLPCDDEECVVPLATGLDVSFETNGDTTRIILEGEDVTDDIRTEEVGAVASKVAALPRVREALLRRQRAFQQDPGLVADGRDMGTVVFPDAPVKIFLTASAEARAERRYSQLKAKGMDVNIARLLTDIKARDERDTQRAVAPLVPAQDAVIIDSTDLDIDQVFEKAMDIISSRL
- the aroA gene encoding 3-phosphoshikimate 1-carboxyvinyltransferase, with translation MEQLTLDPIAKVSGEVNVPGSKSLSNRALLLAALAEGETELTNLLDSEDIEHMLNALTKLGISYRLSEDKTLCIVQGNGGAFNVAEPLELFLGNAGTAMRPLCAALAASNVDTVLTGEPRMEERPIGDLVDALLEADADVTYLKNEGYPPLQIKGKTLSGGEMSVDGSVSSQFLTALLMAAPLFSGDVTIRIKGELVSKPYIDITLDTMEKFGVTVENDNYQTFTVSGDAKYIAPGKFMVEGDASSASYFLAAGAIKGGTVRVTGIGQNSIQGDIRFADVLEAMGAKVVWNDEYVEITGAPLKGVNMDMNHIPDAAMTIATTALFAEGPTTMTNIYNWRVKETDRLAAMSTELQKLGAKVEEGHDYIKVWPTDSLKHAEIDTYNDHRIAMCFSLVALSDTPVTINDPGCTRKTFPDYFTRFKTLYSS